A portion of the Lolium rigidum isolate FL_2022 chromosome 1, APGP_CSIRO_Lrig_0.1, whole genome shotgun sequence genome contains these proteins:
- the LOC124683412 gene encoding transcription factor bHLH144-like: MQGDPGYGYGGYGGYGYGYGGGYGNGYDMAAYGNGGAYYANDHRYPAAPPPAPAAYEDPLAGRRQHDFPAPLTGLEFQPSDTCPKNYVIFDQTYDRSRVMYHPSLANNFGSSGGYDQHCNNNNGGYDQNYVGKSTYYGGGDDGGAECSIRQKEDTDEIDALMSSGDGEEEDDVLSTGRTPGCRGGGSPDSTCSSGYVVSVSPTGNNATGGGAGGGERKKDRMKKMMKTLKGIIPGGDRMDTPAVLDEAVRYLKSLKVEVKKLGVRGSRS; this comes from the coding sequence ATGCAGGGAGACCCAGGCTACGGTTATGGTGGCTACGGAGGCTATGGCTACGGCTACGGTGGTGGCTACGGCAACGGCTATGACATGGCCGCGTACGGCAACGGTGGAGCGTACTACGCCAACGATCACCGGTACCCCGCGGCGCCACCGCCGGCTCCGGCTGCCTATGAGGACCCACTCGCCGGTCGGAGGCAGCACGACTTCCCGGCGCCGCTAACCGGGCTCGAGTTCCAGCCGTCGGACACCTGCCCCAAGAACTACGTCATCTTCGACCAGACCTACGACCGGAGCAGGGTCATGTACCACCCGTCGCTGGCCAACAACTTCGGCTCTTCGGGCGGCTACGACCAGCactgcaacaacaacaacggcggcTACGACCAGAACTACGTCGGCAAGAGCACCTactacggcggcggcgacgacggaggcGCCGAGTGCTCGATCCGGCAGAAGGAGGACACGGACGAGATTGACGCGCTGATGAGCTCcggggacggcgaggaggaggacgacgtgcTGAGCACGGGCCGCACGCCCGGGTGCCGCGGCGGGGGCTCGCCGGACTCCACGTGCTCCTCCGGGTACGTGGTGAGCGTCAGCCCGACCGGCAACAACGCCaccggcggcggagccggaggcggcgagaggaagaaggatcggatgaagaagatgatgaagacgcTGAAGGGGATCATCCCCGGCGGCGACCGGATGGACACGCCGGCCGTGCTGGACGAGGCCGTGAGGTACCTCAAGTCGCTCAAGGTGGAGGTGAAGAAGCTCGGGGTGCGCGGGTCGAGGAGCTAG